The following are encoded in a window of Alistipes sp. ZOR0009 genomic DNA:
- the mazG gene encoding nucleoside triphosphate pyrophosphohydrolase, with product MNDKLQSFERLLNIMDELREKCPWDREQTFESLRSNTIEETYELIDAINTMEVTNIKKELGDILLHVVFYAKMASEKEWFEIQDVINALCDKLVYRHPHVFGEEEVANAAQVIQNWEQLKIKEKDGNKSVLSGVPSALPALIKANRIQEKARAVGFDWEERTQVWDKVQEELNELRHEIEQMNREKMEKEFGDLLFSVVNAARLYDIDPESALEKTNRKFIKRFTYLEENTIKKGRSLKEMTLDEMNEIWEEAKKFD from the coding sequence ATGAACGATAAGCTACAAAGTTTTGAACGCCTGCTCAACATCATGGACGAGCTGCGTGAAAAATGCCCTTGGGATAGGGAACAAACCTTCGAAAGCCTCCGCAGCAACACCATAGAGGAAACCTACGAGCTGATAGATGCCATCAACACGATGGAGGTTACCAACATAAAAAAGGAGCTAGGAGACATTCTTCTTCATGTGGTGTTCTACGCCAAAATGGCCTCCGAAAAGGAGTGGTTCGAAATTCAGGATGTAATAAATGCCCTTTGCGATAAGCTTGTTTACCGCCACCCTCACGTTTTTGGGGAGGAGGAGGTTGCCAACGCCGCACAGGTTATTCAGAATTGGGAGCAGCTTAAGATTAAGGAGAAAGATGGCAATAAAAGCGTGCTCTCGGGCGTGCCATCAGCGCTACCTGCATTAATCAAGGCAAACCGAATTCAGGAGAAAGCACGAGCCGTAGGTTTCGACTGGGAAGAGCGCACCCAAGTGTGGGATAAAGTGCAGGAGGAACTAAACGAGCTGCGCCACGAAATAGAGCAGATGAACCGAGAAAAAATGGAGAAGGAGTTTGGCGACCTGCTCTTTTCTGTAGTAAACGCTGCAAGGCTATACGACATTGACCCAGAATCGGCACTTGAAAAAACAAACAGAAAATTCATCAAGCGCTTTACCTACCTCGAAGAAAATACCATAAAAAAGGGACGCTCGCTAAAGGAGATGACCCTCGATGAAATGAACGAGATTTGGGAAGAGGCTAAAAAGTTCGATTAA
- the dnaK gene encoding molecular chaperone DnaK: MGKIIGIDLGTTNSCVSVMEGNEPVVIPNNEGKRTTPSVVGFTENGEIKVGDPAKRQAITNPHKTIYSIKRFMGETYEEIRNEIPRVPYTVEKGENNTPRVKINDRQYSPQEISAIVLQKMRKTAEDYLGQEVTEAVITVPAYFNDSQRQATKEAGEIAGLKVRRIINEPTAAALAYGLDKKGQDMKVAVFDLGGGTFDISILELGDGVFEVKSTNGDTHLGGDDFDNHIINWLAEEFMSENAKVDPRKDPMALQRLKEAAEKAKIELSSTTSTEINLPYLIPVDGMPKHLVRTLTRSKFEQICDDLIRRVIEPCRIALKDAGLSASEVDEVILVGGSTRIPAVQTEVEKFFGKAPSKGVNPDEVVAVGAAIQGGVLSGDVTDVLLLDVTPLSLGIETMGGVMTKLIDANTTIPTRKSETFTTAADNQPSVEIHVLQGERPFARDNKTIGRFSLDGIPSAPRGVPQIEVTFDIDANGILHVTAKDKATGKEQKISITASSGLTDDEIKRMREEAKANEEADKQAREKVDKLNQADSLIFQTEKQLKEFGDKIPADKKKDIEDALANLKTAHSSQDIAAIEEATRVLNEHWNAASQQMYNAGGQAGPQGGEQPENAGAGQNANNGGKDGSVTDVDFEEVK, encoded by the coding sequence ATGGGTAAAATCATTGGTATCGACTTAGGAACAACTAACTCTTGCGTATCTGTAATGGAAGGTAATGAGCCAGTTGTAATTCCAAATAACGAAGGTAAAAGAACCACTCCATCGGTAGTTGGTTTCACAGAAAATGGAGAAATTAAAGTTGGAGATCCTGCTAAACGTCAGGCTATCACTAACCCACATAAGACTATCTACTCTATCAAGCGTTTCATGGGCGAAACCTACGAAGAAATTCGTAACGAAATTCCTCGTGTACCATATACCGTAGAAAAGGGTGAGAACAATACCCCTCGAGTAAAAATTAACGATAGACAATATTCACCACAGGAAATTTCTGCCATCGTTCTTCAAAAAATGAGAAAGACGGCTGAAGATTACCTTGGACAGGAAGTTACTGAAGCAGTTATTACTGTGCCAGCCTACTTCAACGACTCTCAGCGTCAGGCAACAAAGGAAGCTGGCGAAATTGCAGGACTTAAAGTTCGTCGTATCATCAACGAGCCAACTGCTGCAGCGCTTGCTTACGGCTTAGATAAGAAGGGGCAAGATATGAAGGTTGCCGTATTCGACCTTGGAGGTGGAACCTTCGATATCTCGATCCTAGAGTTGGGTGATGGCGTATTTGAGGTAAAGTCGACAAACGGTGATACGCACCTTGGAGGTGACGATTTTGACAACCATATCATCAACTGGTTGGCAGAAGAGTTCATGTCTGAAAATGCAAAGGTTGATCCACGTAAGGATCCAATGGCTCTACAACGTTTGAAGGAAGCTGCCGAAAAGGCTAAGATTGAGCTTTCGAGCACAACCTCTACCGAAATTAACTTGCCATACCTTATTCCTGTTGATGGTATGCCAAAGCACTTGGTTCGTACGCTTACTCGCTCTAAATTCGAGCAAATTTGCGACGATCTTATCCGTAGGGTGATTGAACCATGTAGAATTGCGCTTAAAGATGCTGGACTTTCGGCTTCTGAAGTTGATGAGGTGATTCTTGTTGGAGGTTCAACTCGTATTCCTGCAGTTCAAACTGAGGTTGAGAAGTTCTTTGGAAAAGCTCCTTCTAAGGGTGTTAACCCAGATGAAGTTGTAGCTGTAGGTGCTGCTATTCAAGGTGGTGTGCTTTCTGGAGATGTTACCGATGTACTTCTTCTTGATGTTACGCCTCTATCTCTTGGTATCGAAACAATGGGTGGTGTTATGACTAAGCTTATTGACGCTAACACTACGATTCCAACTCGTAAGTCGGAGACATTTACAACAGCTGCAGACAACCAGCCTTCTGTAGAGATTCACGTGCTTCAAGGCGAGCGTCCTTTTGCCCGTGACAACAAAACCATCGGTCGTTTCTCTCTTGATGGAATTCCTTCTGCACCACGTGGTGTACCTCAAATTGAGGTTACTTTTGATATTGATGCGAATGGTATCCTACACGTAACGGCTAAGGATAAAGCTACAGGTAAGGAGCAAAAGATTAGCATTACAGCATCATCAGGTCTTACTGACGACGAAATTAAGCGTATGCGCGAAGAGGCTAAGGCCAATGAAGAGGCAGATAAGCAAGCTCGCGAGAAGGTTGATAAGCTAAATCAGGCTGATTCTCTTATTTTCCAAACCGAAAAGCAGCTTAAAGAATTTGGTGATAAGATTCCTGCTGACAAGAAGAAGGATATTGAAGATGCGCTAGCGAACCTTAAAACAGCACATTCAAGTCAAGACATTGCTGCGATAGAAGAGGCTACACGTGTTCTAAACGAGCACTGGAATGCTGCATCTCAGCAAATGTATAATGCAGGTGGACAGGCTGGGCCTCAAGGTGGCGAGCAACCAGAAAACGCTGGTGCTGGTCAAAACGCCAACAACGGAGGTAAGGATGGTTCTGTTACTGATGTTGACTTCGAAGAGGTTAAGTAA
- the hcp gene encoding hydroxylamine reductase, protein MNMFCHQCQEAAKGTGCTIKGVCGKDASTSNLQDLLLFVTKGISIIHTELHAKGHRHIDADKFVLDALFCTITNANFDDTAITNRIIKGLELKKNLLKECNSMGIPLPKVYEVTWTASPEHFAEEALKAGIMSLSDNEDIRSLKSLIIFGLKGLAAYAEHAANLGFEDEKIHTFIQGALAKTCRQNISADELVGLTLETGECGVTTMALLDKANTTRYGNPEITKVNIGTRNNPAILISGHDLKDMEELLAQTEGTGVDVYTHSEMLPANYYPAFKKYSHFVGNYGSSWWKQRDEFETFNGPILFTTNCIVPPLDKATYTDRIYTTGSAGLEGAIHIEGRKNGSPKDFSKIIEHAKRCQAPVQIEEGEIIGGFAHAQVFALADKVVEAVKSGAIRKFFVMAGCDGRMKDRSYYTEFAEKLPKDTVILTAGCAKYRYNKLPLGDIGGIPRVLDAGQCNDSYSLALIALKLKEVFELKDVNELPIAYNIAWYEQKAVIVLLALLALGVKNIHLGPTLPAFLSPNVVKVLVENFGIAGIQTVDEDMKLFLA, encoded by the coding sequence ATGAACATGTTCTGTCATCAATGCCAAGAGGCCGCTAAAGGAACTGGCTGTACCATTAAAGGGGTATGCGGTAAAGACGCTAGCACCTCCAACCTGCAAGACTTACTTCTTTTTGTTACCAAGGGAATAAGCATTATCCACACCGAGCTGCATGCCAAAGGGCACAGGCATATTGATGCAGACAAGTTTGTCCTTGATGCGCTGTTCTGCACCATCACCAACGCCAACTTCGACGACACGGCCATCACCAACCGTATTATTAAAGGACTTGAGCTAAAGAAGAACCTTTTGAAGGAGTGCAACTCGATGGGAATTCCACTTCCAAAGGTGTACGAAGTTACCTGGACCGCCAGTCCCGAGCATTTTGCAGAGGAAGCCTTGAAGGCAGGCATCATGTCGCTATCCGACAACGAAGATATTCGCTCTCTTAAGTCGCTTATCATATTTGGTCTAAAAGGGCTTGCCGCCTACGCCGAGCATGCTGCCAACCTAGGCTTCGAAGACGAGAAAATACACACCTTTATCCAAGGTGCACTGGCTAAAACCTGCCGTCAAAATATCAGCGCCGACGAGCTAGTAGGATTAACGCTCGAAACTGGCGAATGCGGCGTAACCACCATGGCCCTTCTCGATAAGGCCAACACCACCCGCTACGGCAATCCAGAAATAACCAAGGTAAACATCGGAACCAGAAATAACCCTGCCATCCTTATCAGCGGTCACGACCTAAAGGATATGGAGGAGCTGCTGGCACAAACCGAGGGTACCGGCGTAGACGTGTACACCCACAGCGAAATGCTACCAGCCAACTACTACCCAGCGTTCAAAAAGTATAGCCACTTTGTAGGAAACTACGGTAGCTCGTGGTGGAAGCAGCGCGACGAGTTCGAAACCTTTAACGGACCAATCCTCTTTACCACCAACTGTATTGTTCCACCGCTCGATAAGGCAACCTACACCGACAGAATCTACACCACCGGATCGGCTGGCTTAGAGGGGGCAATCCATATTGAAGGACGCAAGAACGGTAGCCCTAAAGATTTCTCGAAGATCATTGAGCACGCCAAGAGATGCCAAGCACCGGTACAGATTGAGGAAGGTGAAATTATTGGTGGATTTGCCCACGCGCAAGTTTTTGCCCTTGCCGACAAGGTGGTAGAAGCCGTTAAGTCGGGCGCTATCCGCAAGTTCTTTGTAATGGCCGGATGCGACGGACGTATGAAAGACCGCAGCTACTACACCGAGTTTGCCGAAAAGCTACCAAAGGATACCGTTATCTTAACTGCAGGCTGCGCCAAATACCGTTACAACAAGCTTCCGCTTGGCGATATCGGAGGTATACCACGCGTGCTAGATGCAGGCCAATGTAACGACAGCTACTCGCTAGCGCTAATTGCCCTTAAGCTGAAGGAGGTATTTGAGCTGAAGGATGTAAATGAGCTACCTATTGCGTACAACATTGCCTGGTACGAGCAGAAGGCTGTAATCGTGCTGCTAGCACTCCTTGCTCTTGGCGTTAAGAATATCCACCTAGGGCCAACCCTCCCTGCATTCCTATCTCCAAACGTGGTTAAGGTGCTTGTTGAGAACTTTGGTATAGCGGGTATTCAAACCGTAGACGAAGACATGAAGCTATTCTTAGCATAA
- a CDS encoding exonuclease domain-containing protein, with the protein MELNVKNPLVFFDLETTGIDFVKDRIVEICILKVMPGGKTEVKTRRVNPTIHIPAQSTAIHGITDEDVKDCPTFKEVAKSLVQYVEGCDFAGYNSNKFDLPLLAEEFIRADIDFDLKKRKFIDVQTIFHKMEQRTLAAAYKFYCDKDLENAHSAEADTVATYEVLKSQLDRYSILQNDIDFLSEFSAKTRNVDFAGRIVLNEKDVEVFNFGKHKGRPVVDVLSSEPGYYAWMMNGDFPLYTKKVLTRIKLSMMQK; encoded by the coding sequence ATGGAGTTAAACGTTAAAAATCCGCTTGTATTCTTTGATCTAGAAACTACGGGCATTGACTTTGTAAAGGATAGAATTGTTGAAATCTGCATATTAAAGGTAATGCCAGGTGGCAAAACCGAGGTGAAAACGCGAAGAGTTAACCCGACGATACATATTCCGGCCCAATCTACCGCCATCCATGGCATAACCGATGAGGATGTAAAGGATTGTCCTACCTTTAAGGAGGTGGCAAAATCGTTGGTGCAGTACGTGGAAGGATGCGATTTTGCAGGCTATAACTCGAATAAGTTCGACCTGCCGCTATTGGCCGAAGAGTTTATTCGGGCGGATATTGACTTTGATCTTAAGAAGCGCAAGTTTATTGACGTGCAGACGATCTTCCATAAAATGGAGCAACGTACGCTTGCCGCAGCCTATAAGTTTTACTGCGATAAGGATTTGGAAAACGCGCATAGCGCCGAGGCAGATACGGTAGCCACCTACGAGGTGCTTAAATCGCAGCTTGATAGGTATTCTATTCTTCAAAATGATATCGATTTTCTTTCTGAATTTTCGGCTAAGACTCGCAATGTCGATTTTGCAGGGCGCATCGTTTTAAACGAGAAGGATGTTGAGGTATTCAACTTCGGTAAGCACAAGGGGCGTCCTGTAGTGGATGTTCTATCTTCGGAGCCCGGCTACTACGCTTGGATGATGAATGGAGATTTTCCGCTTTACACCAAAAAGGTGCTTACTCGTATTAAGCTAAGTATGATGCAAAAGTAG
- a CDS encoding toxin-antitoxin system YwqK family antitoxin, which translates to MRLMLAFIGGLLFISVGAVAQQDTVFNQIGTSGKKNGWWKKYYPDSTVQYIAQFKNDKPVGTVKRYFPNGKLQSLLIYQEGNDAVKAQMFSRVGTLLAEGSYVKNRKEGQWKTYRPDGSVFYVDAYKDGVREGACDGFYPNGAPMYKYKYVGGKRVGYGIQYHENGAMMEEVVYNAEGKPNSFFRAFYDSNAKRIEGKYVNGEKEEEWITYNEDGSVFSRVMYKNGYPEITDDMVKKETEMLRTYSKMKGKIEEPSEANISRE; encoded by the coding sequence ATGAGGTTGATGTTAGCTTTTATTGGTGGTCTGCTTTTCATTTCAGTGGGGGCAGTGGCGCAGCAGGATACTGTTTTTAATCAAATAGGCACCAGCGGAAAGAAGAATGGTTGGTGGAAAAAGTATTATCCAGATAGCACCGTGCAGTATATAGCCCAATTTAAGAACGATAAGCCGGTTGGCACAGTTAAGCGCTATTTTCCGAATGGGAAATTGCAGTCGTTGTTGATTTATCAAGAAGGCAATGATGCTGTTAAAGCACAAATGTTTAGTCGAGTAGGAACTCTTCTGGCAGAAGGCAGCTACGTGAAAAATAGAAAAGAAGGACAATGGAAAACTTATCGCCCTGATGGTTCAGTTTTTTATGTTGATGCCTATAAAGATGGAGTTAGGGAGGGGGCCTGCGATGGATTTTACCCTAATGGAGCACCAATGTATAAATATAAGTACGTTGGAGGTAAACGTGTCGGGTATGGAATACAGTACCATGAGAATGGGGCTATGATGGAAGAGGTCGTTTACAATGCCGAAGGGAAACCTAATAGCTTTTTTAGAGCATTTTACGATAGTAATGCAAAGAGGATTGAAGGTAAATATGTAAATGGTGAAAAAGAAGAAGAATGGATTACCTACAATGAGGATGGATCTGTTTTTTCGAGGGTAATGTATAAGAATGGTTACCCCGAAATAACTGATGATATGGTCAAAAAAGAAACAGAGATGCTTCGGACTTACTCTAAAATGAAAGGAAAAATAGAAGAGCCAAGCGAAGCGAATATTAGTAGGGAGTAA
- a CDS encoding DUF6261 family protein gives MEEIKGSYLSSLRVNEQIGLLKQVITILRKFNVSTLELEAELLRLEGSTDQFEKSTSVLSEKEKTLELEEADGVVDAFVSSMKGYLKSLARNPKPEKNQPAGYLLGIFQQQGWEVEALPYEAESAVISKVDGIFKSNAAAAKALKDAMAEPFWDDVMEAEAKFLEIQQKRVVSAAEKATVMSSVVARREAQNACKALFKKINAFATVSPKPEYGQMINQINEIIEGKRAQLLARHTLAGKK, from the coding sequence ATGGAAGAGATTAAAGGTTCGTATTTAAGCAGCTTACGCGTAAACGAGCAAATAGGCTTGCTAAAGCAGGTGATAACAATATTGAGAAAGTTTAACGTAAGCACCCTGGAGCTGGAGGCCGAACTTTTACGGCTCGAGGGCAGCACCGATCAGTTCGAAAAATCGACATCGGTACTAAGCGAAAAGGAGAAAACCTTGGAGCTGGAGGAGGCCGACGGAGTGGTTGACGCCTTTGTGTCGAGCATGAAGGGGTATCTTAAATCGTTGGCTCGTAACCCTAAGCCAGAAAAGAACCAGCCGGCAGGCTACCTGTTGGGGATATTTCAGCAGCAGGGGTGGGAGGTGGAGGCGCTTCCTTACGAGGCCGAGAGTGCGGTTATTAGCAAGGTAGATGGCATATTTAAGTCGAACGCTGCGGCGGCAAAGGCGCTAAAGGATGCCATGGCGGAACCGTTTTGGGACGATGTTATGGAGGCTGAAGCAAAATTCCTGGAGATACAGCAAAAGCGGGTGGTATCGGCAGCCGAAAAGGCTACGGTTATGTCTTCGGTGGTGGCGCGTCGTGAGGCGCAGAATGCCTGCAAGGCGCTTTTCAAAAAGATAAATGCCTTTGCTACGGTTTCGCCTAAGCCAGAGTACGGGCAGATGATAAATCAGATAAACGAGATAATAGAAGGAAAGCGAGCTCAGCTTCTTGCTCGGCATACGCTAGCAGGAAAGAAATAG
- a CDS encoding Crp/Fnr family transcriptional regulator gives MNYMVLSRCPLFQGVSPEALEMLLGQYPFSVKSYVRGAVLASRDDVYSSLMVVVEGSVKGEMVDHSGKVVKIEDIAAPRPIAPAFLFGQNNRLPVDVVANDVVKVVVIPRSSMVGIMQSSSQVLTNYLDMMSNRATFLSNKLYFLSFRSIKEKLAHYILELSKNQLRAFTLPMGQQELADYFGVTRTSLARVFADFERDGLVSFDRRNVTILDRGGLLGLLK, from the coding sequence ATGAACTATATGGTGCTTTCTCGTTGTCCTCTTTTTCAGGGTGTTTCGCCCGAGGCGTTGGAAATGCTGCTGGGGCAATACCCTTTTTCGGTTAAGTCGTACGTCAGGGGGGCTGTGTTAGCCTCTCGCGACGATGTATACTCCAGCCTAATGGTGGTTGTTGAGGGTAGCGTTAAGGGGGAGATGGTAGACCATTCGGGGAAGGTGGTAAAGATTGAAGATATTGCGGCACCTAGACCCATTGCCCCCGCCTTCCTGTTCGGTCAAAATAATCGTCTGCCGGTTGATGTGGTTGCCAACGATGTGGTAAAGGTGGTGGTAATTCCTCGATCTTCGATGGTGGGAATCATGCAGTCGAGCTCGCAGGTGCTTACCAACTATCTCGATATGATGTCTAATCGGGCGACATTTCTTTCCAATAAGCTCTACTTCCTTTCGTTTAGGTCGATTAAGGAGAAGCTGGCGCACTATATCTTGGAGCTTTCTAAAAACCAGCTACGCGCATTTACCCTGCCTATGGGGCAGCAGGAGTTGGCCGACTACTTTGGGGTTACCCGTACGTCGTTAGCCCGCGTCTTTGCCGATTTCGAGCGAGATGGCTTGGTCTCGTTTGATAGACGAAACGTTACCATACTGGATAGGGGCGGGTTGCTGGGATTGCTAAAGTAA
- a CDS encoding fumarylacetoacetate hydrolase family protein, whose amino-acid sequence MKIICIGRNYIDHAKELNNPVPSEPVFFLKPDTALLRNNAPFFYPAFSKDVHYEVELVIKISKVGRSIGEKFASRYYSEVGLGIDFTARDLQQRCKERGLPWEMAKAFDFSAPLSSAFLPIDNIESVSSIPFSLLKNGEVVQQGNSSEMIFSVDRIISYVSQFFTLKIGDLIYTGTPAGVGPVQINDRLQGYIGDTLMFDFEVK is encoded by the coding sequence ATGAAAATTATTTGTATAGGTCGCAACTATATAGACCACGCAAAGGAGTTAAATAACCCAGTGCCTTCCGAGCCTGTCTTTTTCTTAAAGCCAGACACGGCGTTGCTACGCAACAATGCCCCATTCTTTTATCCTGCATTTTCGAAGGATGTTCACTACGAGGTTGAGCTGGTTATTAAAATAAGTAAGGTAGGACGAAGCATTGGAGAGAAGTTTGCTTCGCGTTACTATAGCGAGGTTGGTTTAGGTATCGATTTTACGGCTCGTGACCTTCAACAACGTTGTAAGGAGCGTGGCTTACCTTGGGAGATGGCAAAGGCTTTTGACTTTTCGGCTCCGTTAAGTAGCGCTTTTTTGCCGATCGACAACATTGAGTCTGTGAGTAGCATTCCTTTTTCCTTGCTTAAGAATGGGGAAGTTGTTCAACAAGGTAATTCAAGCGAAATGATTTTCTCTGTAGATCGTATAATCTCGTACGTTTCGCAATTCTTTACGCTAAAAATAGGTGATTTGATATATACGGGAACTCCTGCAGGTGTAGGTCCTGTTCAAATAAATGACCGCCTGCAAGGTTACATTGGCGATACGCTGATGTTTGACTTTGAGGTAAAGTAG
- a CDS encoding S-adenosyl-l-methionine hydroxide adenosyltransferase family protein translates to MAIATLTTDWERHDYYVAALKGEILKRNPAVALIDVSHHIPSFQLQAAAYIVRGMYQHFPEKTVHIVAVDSEPSLRKPIVAVSYAGHFFVSADNGVLGLICDEEPDAVVSIEYQNFGNGFNALMPIADATAALAAGEPILNIGAEKSAINRMPMLLPTIDSSFILGNVIYIDTFGNIVTNITRNDFDRVGKGRRYDILVQSNRYKVSKVSEAYSEVEAGDFVAIFNSAGHLEIAQNKGRIATLLNLDISSAVRINFYNP, encoded by the coding sequence ATGGCAATAGCAACACTCACTACCGATTGGGAACGGCACGACTACTACGTGGCGGCCCTTAAAGGGGAGATTCTCAAAAGGAATCCTGCTGTTGCCCTAATCGATGTATCCCATCATATCCCATCATTTCAGCTGCAAGCCGCGGCGTACATTGTACGAGGTATGTACCAACACTTCCCCGAAAAGACGGTGCATATTGTTGCGGTAGATAGCGAACCATCTCTTCGAAAACCAATTGTAGCCGTTAGCTATGCAGGGCACTTTTTTGTATCTGCGGATAACGGCGTGCTTGGCCTCATTTGCGATGAGGAGCCGGATGCGGTGGTAAGCATCGAATACCAAAACTTCGGCAACGGGTTTAACGCGCTGATGCCAATAGCTGATGCCACAGCGGCACTTGCAGCAGGAGAACCCATCTTAAATATAGGGGCCGAAAAGAGTGCAATCAACAGAATGCCGATGCTACTGCCAACCATAGACAGCTCCTTTATTTTAGGCAATGTCATCTACATCGACACCTTTGGCAACATCGTTACCAACATTACCCGAAATGACTTTGATCGAGTTGGAAAGGGGCGACGCTACGATATACTGGTACAAAGCAACCGCTACAAGGTAAGCAAGGTATCAGAGGCATACTCGGAGGTAGAAGCTGGCGACTTTGTGGCCATCTTCAACTCGGCAGGTCACCTAGAAATTGCACAGAACAAGGGGAGAATAGCCACACTGCTGAATCTAGACATCAGCTCGGCCGTACGTATCAACTTTTACAACCCGTAG
- a CDS encoding ATP-binding protein, with amino-acid sequence MIRDIVKIDRELCNGCGNCITGCHEGALQLIDGKATLVSELMCDGLGACIGTCPVGAITIEKREAEAYDEVATIIEMIPNGKNVVTAHLQHLLDHNETEFLRQAFGYLRQNEQTIPFDVNEVIDSLKQKPKATMAPMHHHHAGGGCPGAAARSFAPKMASMETADSNQPSALTHWPVQLHLINPNAAHFRGANLLLAADCVAYALANFHAKHLQGKTLAIACPKLDSNKEVYVQKITALIDNAEVDTITVMRMEVPCCGGLVQMAQLARNNAQRNIPIKVVEVGIQGEILGAQWI; translated from the coding sequence ATGATACGCGACATTGTTAAAATTGACAGAGAACTTTGCAACGGCTGCGGAAACTGCATAACCGGATGCCACGAGGGAGCTCTACAGCTCATAGACGGTAAGGCTACCCTTGTTAGCGAGCTGATGTGCGATGGCCTAGGCGCCTGCATCGGAACGTGCCCAGTAGGGGCCATCACCATCGAAAAACGTGAAGCCGAGGCATACGACGAGGTGGCTACCATCATTGAGATGATACCCAACGGCAAGAACGTGGTTACGGCCCACCTACAGCACCTGCTCGATCACAACGAAACTGAATTTCTGCGCCAAGCATTTGGCTACCTCCGCCAAAACGAGCAAACCATTCCCTTCGACGTAAACGAGGTTATCGACTCGCTGAAGCAAAAACCCAAGGCCACCATGGCTCCCATGCACCACCACCATGCAGGCGGAGGATGTCCAGGCGCTGCAGCCCGCAGCTTTGCCCCCAAAATGGCCAGCATGGAGACAGCCGACAGCAACCAGCCCTCGGCGCTAACCCACTGGCCGGTGCAGCTGCACCTAATCAACCCCAATGCAGCGCACTTTAGAGGAGCCAACCTGCTACTTGCGGCCGACTGCGTAGCCTACGCGCTAGCCAACTTCCACGCCAAGCATCTGCAAGGAAAAACGCTAGCCATAGCCTGCCCCAAGCTCGATAGCAACAAGGAGGTATACGTTCAGAAAATCACTGCCCTGATAGATAACGCTGAAGTTGACACCATCACCGTAATGCGCATGGAAGTTCCCTGCTGCGGAGGACTGGTACAAATGGCTCAGCTAGCCCGCAACAATGCCCAACGAAACATCCCCATAAAGGTTGTAGAAGTGGGCATACAGGGCGAAATCCTCGGCGCCCAGTGGATTTAG